AGCTCTGCACCGACGACTTCTCGGGGCACCTGGCGCGGAACGCCAACCTGTCCGTCAAGGCGATCCTGGGCATGGCCGCCTTCGGCCGCATGGCCGCCATGCGCGGCGAGGACGACGTCGCCAAGCACTACACCGAGACCGCCAAGGTCCTGGCCCGCAAGTGGATGACGATGGCCGACGCCGGCGACCACTACCGCCTGACGTTCGACCCCCAGCCCAGCTGGAGCCAGAAATACAACCTGATCTGGGACAAGATCCTGGGCCTGGGGATCTTCCCCCCCGAGGTCGCCGCCAAGGAGCTGGCCTTCTACCAGAAGAACTTCGACAAGTACGGCCTGCCGCTCGACTCGCGCAAGCCGTTCACCAAGGCCGACTGGCTCGTCTGGACGGCCTCGCTGGCGCCCGACGAGGCGACGTTCGCGAAGTTCGTCGCCCCGATCTACAAGTTCCTCGACGAGACGCCCGACCGGGTGGCCTTCTCCGACTGGTACTGGACCGACAGCGCCAAGGAGGCGGGCTTCCGCGCGCGGCCGGTCATCGGCGGGATCTTCATCCGGGCCCTGACCGACGGCCTCCCCTACTGGGAGAGCTGCCTGGAGCTGGCCCGCGCCGGCGCCAAGGACCTGGGCCGCGAGTGGGCGCCCATGCCCGTCCGCCGCGAGGTCGCCTCGCTCGTGCCGACCGCCCGCGACGCGCCGGCGACGTGGAAGTACGTCTTCCAGGCCCCGCCGGGCCAGTGGACGGGGATCGACTATGACGACCGGACGTGGAAGCAGGGCGAGGGCGGGTTCGGCACCAAGGGGACGCCCGGCTCCGAGGTCCGCACCGTCTGGGACGGCCCGGAGATCTGGCTCCGCCGCGAGATCGACGTCCCCAAGGCGGCCGTCGACGCCGGCGAGGACCTGCGGCTGTTCATCCACCACGACGAGGACGCCGAGGTCTACATCAACGGCGTCCCCGCCGCACGCCTGGGCGGCTACACCAGCGAGTACCGCCCGATGCGGATCAGCCCCGAAGGCCTCATGGCCCTCAAGCCGGGCAAGAACGTCGTCGCCGTCCACTGCCGCCAGACCCAGGGCGGCCAGTACATCGACCTCGGACTGGTGAAGCTCCAGGCGGCGCAGTGACGTGAGCCGACGCGCCGCGGGCCGCCCCTGCTCTCGCGGGGACGGCGGCCCGCGGCGGCGATCCCGGGGACGCGACCGGAGTCGAACGATACGCCCATGGAACGGCAAGCCTTGATCCAGGCCCTCGAAGCCGCCTTCGCCCGCCTCGCCGACGCGCGCGACGCCGGGCACGACGTGCACCACGCGCGGCGGGTGCGGGACAACGCCATGCGCATCGCGGACCGCGAGGGGGGCGATCGGGTCGTGCTGCTGGCGGCGGCCTACCTGCACGACCTGGTGAGCCCGCCGAAGGATTCGCCCGACCGCGCACGGGCCTCGGCGCTCTCGGCGGAGGCGGCGGGCCCGGTGCTGCGCGAGCTGGGGCTCGACGAGGAGCGCGTCGCAGGGGCGCAGCACGCGATCCACGCCCACAGCTTCTCGGCCGGGGTCGAGACGAAGACGATCGAGGCGCGGATCCTCCAGGACGCCGACCGCCTGGAGGCGCTGGGGGCGATCGGCGTGGCGCGGACCTTCTACACCGCCGGCCTGATGAACTCGGCGATGTTCGACGCCGACGACCCGTTCGCCGCGAGCCGCCCGCTCGACGACCGCCGCTACGCGCTCGACCACTTCGCCGCCAAGCTGCTCAAGCTCCCCGCGACCATGAAGACCGAGGCCGGCCGCGCCCTGGCCGAGGAGCGCCTCGGCGTCATGCGCGCATTCCTCGACGCGATCGCCGCCGAGCTGGGCGTCGCGGCCGGCTGGTGACCTCCGGCGATCGCCCGACGAGACTCGGAGGGGGCGTCCGCGCCGGGTCGGCGAGCGGCCCGTCCGTCCTCTCGCGGCGTTTCGGGGCCTCCCGGCCTCGAAAGTTCTTCGGATTTTTCGGCGGCCGGGATCGTCCCGCCATGGGGCTGCGGGCGGTGGATCCGGACGCCGAGACAATCAACTAAGTATTTTCAATTCTTGATGATACAGGTCTTACCGACCGATGCCGCATGGCCATGCGGTCCGTCCGGTACGAGGTTCCGGCCCCGTACGATCGGGCCGCCGGGGGCGTCGCGGTTGATCGGGCCGAATTCCGGCCGATCCGGCCAGTTAATGTGTCCGCGAGAGGACAGACGGGAGGGCCGCCGGCTCGTACGATTCATCTCGTCCCCTACGAAGTTCGAGCCGATGCCGGCCGAGCCGTCTCATCGGGGCCATGCCCCCGAAAGTCCGCGATGCCGCTCTCAACCAAGCTCCGCGATACCGGGAACCAGCTCCTCGATCGTTTGCCGCACGACGAGTTCGACCGCCTGGCTCCGAACCTGCAAACGGTCGGCCTGGCCCTGAAGCAGGTCCTCTACCAGAACGACGCCGAGATCACCCACATCCACTTCCCGACGACCGGGCTGATCTCGCTCATGACGGTGCTGGAGGAGGACGATCCGGTCGAGGCCGCGACCGTGGGCAAGGAAGGCTTCGTCGGCCTGACCGTGCCGCTGGGCGTGACGGCGAGCCCGCATCGGGCGATCTGCCAGATGAACGGCGAGAGCATCCGGCTCCCTTCGCGGTCCTTCCTGGAAGCCATGGATCGGGGGCCGGGGCTGACGCGGCTGGTCCGGCGCTATACGGCCTCCACGCTG
The DNA window shown above is from Paludisphaera mucosa and carries:
- a CDS encoding Crp/Fnr family transcriptional regulator, which encodes MPLSTKLRDTGNQLLDRLPHDEFDRLAPNLQTVGLALKQVLYQNDAEITHIHFPTTGLISLMTVLEEDDPVEAATVGKEGFVGLTVPLGVTASPHRAICQMNGESIRLPSRSFLEAMDRGPGLTRLVRRYTASTLRATGQGIACNALHPIEARACRWLLMLHDQAGRDEFPMTHEFLSYMLGVRRQSVTVVAGTLQVAGLIDYHRGFITVRNRTGLEDASCECYATVRDYYQKVMV
- a CDS encoding HD domain-containing protein, giving the protein MERQALIQALEAAFARLADARDAGHDVHHARRVRDNAMRIADREGGDRVVLLAAAYLHDLVSPPKDSPDRARASALSAEAAGPVLRELGLDEERVAGAQHAIHAHSFSAGVETKTIEARILQDADRLEALGAIGVARTFYTAGLMNSAMFDADDPFAASRPLDDRRYALDHFAAKLLKLPATMKTEAGRALAEERLGVMRAFLDAIAAELGVAAGW